In Ailuropoda melanoleuca isolate Jingjing chromosome 4, ASM200744v2, whole genome shotgun sequence, the following proteins share a genomic window:
- the MVB12A gene encoding multivesicular body subunit 12A, whose product MDPGPGTDTAPLTGLAWSSASGPPPRGFSAISCTVEGAPASFGKSFAQKSGYFLCLSSLGSLENPQENVVADIQVLVDKSPLPPGFSPVSDPLDSKASVSKKKRMCVKLVPLGAADMAVFDVRLSGKTKTVPGYLRVGDMGGFAIWCKKAKAPRPVPKPRALSQDMRGLSLDPPAQPSKGGFPERTLSRLGSRASTLRRSDSIYEASNLYGISAMDGVPFTLHPRFEGKSCGPLGFSAFADLTIKSLADIEEEYNYGFVVEKTAAARLPPSVS is encoded by the exons ATGGATCCAGGACCCGGGACCGACACGGCGCCGCTGACTGGCCTGGCCTGGTCGTCGGCCTCGGGGCCTCCGCCGCGGGGATTCAGTGCG ATCTCCTGCACCGTGGAAGGGGCGCCGGCAAGCTTCGGCAAGAGCTTCGCGCAGAAGTCTGGctactttctgtgcctcagttctttGGGCAGCCTAGAG aATCCGCAGGAGAATGTGGTGGCCGATATCCAGGTCCTGGTGGACAAGAGCCCCCTCCCACCGGGCTTTTCCCCGGTCAGCGACCCCCTGGACTCCA aggcCTCTGTGTCCAAGAAGAAACGCATGTGTGTGAAGCTGGTGCCCCTGGGGGCTGCAGACATGGCTGTGTTCGATGTCCGGCTGAGCGGGAAGACCAAGACGGTGCCTGGATACCTGCGAGTAGG gGACATGGGGGGCTTTGCCATTTGGTGCAAGAAGGCCAAGGCCCCAAGGCCGGTACCCAAGCCCCGAGCTCTCAGCCAGGACATGCGGGGCCTCTCCCTGGAcccacctgcccagcccag CAAGGGTGGCTTTCCAGAGCGGACCCTGTCCAGGTTAGGCTCTCGGGCGTCTACTCTGCGGAGGAGCGACTCCATCTATGAGGCCTCCAACCTCTATGGCATCTCAG CCATGGATGGTGTTCCCTTCACACTGCACCCCCGCTTCGAGGGCAAGAGCTGTGGCCCCCTG GGCTTCTCTGCCTTTGCCGATCTGACCATCAAGTCGCTGGCGGATATCGAGGAGGAG TATAACTATGGCTTCGTGGTGGAGAAGACTGCAGCCGCACGCCTGCCCCCCAGCGTCTCGTAG
- the TMEM221 gene encoding transmembrane protein 221 isoform X2, with the protein MARSYGGRVLAAMTLLGIPAAVLAALGAQLLFQLQAGRAELRGLRADGLGPELGAGPGMPEDAAGALLPLAAALAALALVLGLTCLLLAVLCGHLGAELARGPGPGRSDWFLHDCRLLRHVALGLFCCGVSVYLAALSIYALLLFEIETGAAAASILGVGALVLVAVLTHTLLRAAQATRRGLHELSPPHFEDDPVRHAEVSKASPGAEPQQDEETEVQREAVTHQESRGQY; encoded by the exons ATGGCCCGGTCGTACGGCGGCCGGGTACTGGCCGCGATGACCCTGCTGGGCATCCCGGCGGCCGTGCTGGCGGCGCTGGGAGCGCAGCTGCTGTTCCAGCTGCAGGCTGGCCGTGCAGAGCTGCGGGGACTGCGCGCCGACGGGCTCGGCCCGGAACTGGGCGCCGGCCCCGGGATGCCCGAGGACGCGGCTGGGGCGCTGCTGCCGCTGGCCGCCGCGCTCGCCGCGCTCGCCCTGGTGTTGGGCCTCACCTGCCTTCTGCTCGCCGTCCTCTGCGGCCACCTGGGCGCCGAGCTGGCGAGGGGGCCCGGCCCCGGCAG gtctgaCTGGTTTCTCCATGACTGCCGCCTCCTCAGACACGTGGCCCTTGGCCTTTTCTGCTGTGGGGTCTCTGTCTACTTAGCAG CACTGTCCATCTATGCCCTGCTGCTCTTTGAGATCGAGACAGGTGCAGCAGCCGCCTCCATCCTTGGAGTGGGTGCTCTGGTCCTGGTGGCGGTGCTGACCCACACTCTGCTCCGAGCTGCCCAGGCCACCCGCCGTGGCCTCCATGAACTATCCCCACCGCACTTTGAAGACGACCCTGTCCGCCATGCTGAAGTCTCCAAGGCCAGCCCCGGGGCTGAGCCCCAGCAGG atgaggaaaccgaggtccagagagaggcagtgactCACCAGGAGTCCCGTGGCCAGTACTGA
- the TMEM221 gene encoding transmembrane protein 221 isoform X1 encodes MARSYGGRVLAAMTLLGIPAAVLAALGAQLLFQLQAGRAELRGLRADGLGPELGAGPGMPEDAAGALLPLAAALAALALVLGLTCLLLAVLCGHLGAELARGPGPGRSDWFLHDCRLLRHVALGLFCCGVSVYLAALSIYALLLFEIETGAAAASILGVGALVLVAVLTHTLLRAAQATRRGLHELSPPHFEDDPVRHAEVSKASPGAEPQQGTHHQTPYSSFPEPGDPLRPMVTATAPAAMGGGRDSSLPLSRMHRTLLAGRGHREGVTHEMRSMLGHRPGGSGKDSTLV; translated from the exons ATGGCCCGGTCGTACGGCGGCCGGGTACTGGCCGCGATGACCCTGCTGGGCATCCCGGCGGCCGTGCTGGCGGCGCTGGGAGCGCAGCTGCTGTTCCAGCTGCAGGCTGGCCGTGCAGAGCTGCGGGGACTGCGCGCCGACGGGCTCGGCCCGGAACTGGGCGCCGGCCCCGGGATGCCCGAGGACGCGGCTGGGGCGCTGCTGCCGCTGGCCGCCGCGCTCGCCGCGCTCGCCCTGGTGTTGGGCCTCACCTGCCTTCTGCTCGCCGTCCTCTGCGGCCACCTGGGCGCCGAGCTGGCGAGGGGGCCCGGCCCCGGCAG gtctgaCTGGTTTCTCCATGACTGCCGCCTCCTCAGACACGTGGCCCTTGGCCTTTTCTGCTGTGGGGTCTCTGTCTACTTAGCAG CACTGTCCATCTATGCCCTGCTGCTCTTTGAGATCGAGACAGGTGCAGCAGCCGCCTCCATCCTTGGAGTGGGTGCTCTGGTCCTGGTGGCGGTGCTGACCCACACTCTGCTCCGAGCTGCCCAGGCCACCCGCCGTGGCCTCCATGAACTATCCCCACCGCACTTTGAAGACGACCCTGTCCGCCATGCTGAAGTCTCCAAGGCCAGCCCCGGGGCTGAGCCCCAGCAGGGTACCCACCACCAGACCCCCTATTCATCCTTCCCAGAACCTGGGGACCCCCTCAGACCCATGGTCACTGCTACAGCACCTGCAGCCATGGGGGGAGGCCGGGATAGCAGCCTGCCTTTATCCCGCATGCACCGGACACTGTTGGCTGGCAGGGGGCACCGGGAAGGGGTCACCCACGAGATGCGCAGCATGCTGGGCCACCGGCCAGGGGGCTCAGGGAAGGACTCCACACTGGTGTGA
- the NXNL1 gene encoding nucleoredoxin-like protein 1, translated as MASLFSGRVLIRNNSDQDELDTEAELSRRLENRLVLLFFGSGSCPQCQAFAPILRDFFVKLTDEFYVLRAAQLALVYVSQDPTEKQQDLFLKDMPKKWLFLPFEDDLRRDLGRRFSVKRLPAVVVLKPGGDVLTRDATDEIRRLGPACFANWQEAAELLDRSFLQPEDLDDPAPRSLTEPLRRCKYRVDPAARGKRGPGSGSPPEGEGEGGAEGGAGELF; from the exons ATGGCCTCCCTGTTCTCCGGTCGCGTCCTGATTCGAAACAACAGTGACCAGGATGAGCTGGACACGGAGGCTGAGCTCAGCCGCAGGCTGGAGAACCGGCTAGTGCTGCTCTTCTTTGGCTCCGGGTCCTGCCCGCAGTGCCAAGCCTTCGCGCCTATCCTCAGGGACTTCTTCGTGAAGCTCACAGATGAGTTCTACGTGCTGCGGGCAGCCCAGCTGGCTCTGGTGTACGTGTCCCAGGACCccacagagaagcagcaggatcTGTTCCTCAAGGATATGCCGAAGAAGTGGCTCTTCCTGCCCTTTGAGGATGACCTGAGGAG GGACCTCGGGCGCCGGTTCTCCGTGAAGCGCCTGCCGGCCGTCGTGGTGCTCAAACCGGGCGGGGACGTGCTCACCCGCGACGCCACCGACGAGATCCGGCGCCTGGGCCCCGCCTGCTTCGCCAATTGGCAGGAGGCAGCGGAGCTGCTGGACCGCAGCTTCCTGCAGCCCGAGGACCTGGACGACCCCGCGCCGCGGAGCCTCACCGAGCCACTCCGCCGCTGCAAGTACCGCGTGGACCCGGCGGCTCGGGGCAAACGCGGCCCGGGGAGCGGGAGCCCgccggagggggagggagagggcgggGCGGAGGGCGGTGCCGGGGAGCTGTTCTGA